The genomic window AGACTGACGATCGATGGCCAGTGCAGTCAAGCGCGTACCGGAATATGCGAGGAGGGTCACGACGCGTTCACACCGCGCCGCGACCGGTCCCGTCCTGGACCGCCGCACCCAGCGCCGCGATGACATCGGCCTTGCGGGGCTGTCCCGACGCGCGGCGTACGATCCGGCCGCGGGCGTCCAGGACCAGCACGGTCGGCGTCCTCAGGATGTCCAGCTCGCGCACGAGCGAGAGCCGGTCCTCGGCATCGAGTTCGACGTGGACGACGCCGTCGACCATGTCCGCCACCTCGGCGAGCGTGCGCCGAGTCGCCCGGCAGGGCTGGCAGAAGGCGCTGGAGAACTGCACCAGCGTGGCCCGCTCCCCCAGTTCCGCACCCAGCTCGGCCGCCCCGAGCCTGCGCTCCTCGTCCCGCCCGCGCACCTTCAGCCTCCCGCTCGTCCGCCGGTGCAGCAGACCGAAGGCCCCCGCCACGGCGAGGACCGCCGCACACACCACAAGTCCGGTCATCGTTCCCTTCCGATCCGACTGCCTTGCCAGCGTTCACAGGACCGCAAAGATTCCCGCGCTCCTCATCCGCGTCTGCTGCGGGATGCTGTCGCCATGGATGCCGCCATGGACATCGACGTCAGAGGGCCGCGCTTCGGCGCCGCCGTCACCACGGTCGTACTCGCCGCCGTTCTCATCACCTCCAGCTGGGTGCTGCTCGCCTGGCAGACGCTGTGCTTCGCCGCCGGAGCGGTGGCCGGCGTGCAACGGTCACCGTACGGGTGGCTGTTCCGCCGCCTCATACGCCCGAGGATCGGCCCGCCCACGGAGGCCGAGTCTCCCGCTCCGCCGCGGTTCGCGCAGGGGGTCGGGCTCGTCTTCGCGCTGCTGGGGCTCGTCGGCTACGCCTGGGGGCCGCAGTGGCTGGGCATGGCGGCCACGGGATGCGCGCTGGCCGCCGCCTTCCTGAACGCGGCGTTCTCGTACTGCCTGGGGTGCGAGCTGTATCTGCTGCTCCGCCGGGCCGCTCCGGCGCGCGGATGACACATGGGTGAAGCGTCGATGACGCGCGGAGGGAGCGCGGAATGCCGCGATCCGTGACGCGACGTGACAAGAATCTCGCCGTGTGAGGCGCCCAGGACTGGCCGTAACGCCGCGCATGGGGCACGATCTGCCCAATGCCGAAAACCTACGGCTGCGTAACTTCCGCCGGGTGAACCCTCCCGGGGCACAGTAAGGAAGGGTCTCCCGACGATGGCAGAGCTCGTCTACCGGCCGGTCATCGGCGCCGCACTCACGATGTTCAAGGCGCTCGACCTGAGGATCGAGACCAAGGGGGCGGAGAACATTCCGCGCTCCGGAGGTGCGGTGCTGGTGAGCAACCACATCAGCTACCTCGACTTCGTCTTCTCCGGCCTCGCGGCGCTGCCACAGAAGCGGCTGGTCCGCTTCATGGCGAAGGAGTCGGTGTTCCGGCACCGGATCTCGGGCCCGCTGATGCGCGGGATGAAGCACATTCCCGTCGACCGGGCACAGGGCGAGGAGGCTTACGCGCACGCGCTGGACTCGCTGCGGTCCGGCGAGATCGTCGGGGTCTTTCCCGAGGCCACGATCTCGCAGTCGTTCACGCTGAAGAGCTTCAAGTCGGGTGCCGCGCGGCTCGCCCAGGAGGCCGGGGTGCCGCTGATCCCGATGGCGCTCTGGGGCACCCAGCGACTGTGGACGAAGGGGCGGCCGAAGGACCTCAGGCGCAGCCACATCCCGGTGACGATCCGGGTCGGCGAGCCGGTGGAGGCACCCGCCGACCAGTACGCCGGCGCGATCACCCGGCGGCTGCGGGAGCGCGTGCAGGAGCTGCTGGAGGCGGCGCAGCGCGCCTACCCCGTTCGCCCCAGGGACGCGGCCGACACCTGGTGGGTGCCCTCGCACCTCGGGGGTACGGCGCCGACTCCCGCCGAGATCCGCGAGGCCGAGCGGAGCGTTCAGAACAGCTGAGGCCGCTGGAGCCGGCGTAGCCGCTGAAACGTCACTCCGGGGTGCGGACGGTGATCCGCGCCCCGGGGCTCAACTTCTCCAGGGACTCGGCGAGTTCGACGCCCGCTACCTGGAGCTCCCCGGTGGTCATCGGAGCGAGCGACTCCAGCAGGAAGATCGCGTTCACCGACTCCTCGGTGAGCCGGGTGCGCGGGCCCTGGCGCCAGTTCCAGCGCCGGCAGGTGACACCCGCGTCGTCGCACCAGACGATCTCGCCCGCATCCGGGTGCTCGACCGTCGCCACCCCCGCCGCGACCGTGGTGAACGGCTCGTCGCCGGTGGCGCGCACCAGGCGCATGCCGCCCTCGATCCGGTCCAGGTCCTCGCCGCCGACCGGGACGAGGTGGGCCACGCTGATCGCGTTGTACGCGTCGACCAGCGCATTGATGCGCGGCAGCCCGCCGTCCGCCAGGGCTCGCTTGGCGAGCGCCTCCGCCGAGTTTCGGGTACGGGACGGCTTGGCGCCGAAGGCGGTGTAGGCGGCGCGCCA from Streptomyces formicae includes these protein-coding regions:
- a CDS encoding TlpA family protein disulfide reductase: MTGLVVCAAVLAVAGAFGLLHRRTSGRLKVRGRDEERRLGAAELGAELGERATLVQFSSAFCQPCRATRRTLAEVADMVDGVVHVELDAEDRLSLVRELDILRTPTVLVLDARGRIVRRASGQPRKADVIAALGAAVQDGTGRGAV
- a CDS encoding DUF4395 domain-containing protein, producing MDIDVRGPRFGAAVTTVVLAAVLITSSWVLLAWQTLCFAAGAVAGVQRSPYGWLFRRLIRPRIGPPTEAESPAPPRFAQGVGLVFALLGLVGYAWGPQWLGMAATGCALAAAFLNAAFSYCLGCELYLLLRRAAPARG
- a CDS encoding lysophospholipid acyltransferase family protein, with protein sequence MAELVYRPVIGAALTMFKALDLRIETKGAENIPRSGGAVLVSNHISYLDFVFSGLAALPQKRLVRFMAKESVFRHRISGPLMRGMKHIPVDRAQGEEAYAHALDSLRSGEIVGVFPEATISQSFTLKSFKSGAARLAQEAGVPLIPMALWGTQRLWTKGRPKDLRRSHIPVTIRVGEPVEAPADQYAGAITRRLRERVQELLEAAQRAYPVRPRDAADTWWVPSHLGGTAPTPAEIREAERSVQNS
- a CDS encoding B3/4 domain-containing protein, with amino-acid sequence MTLTLTVSDEVRTLVPGFTHLAIEAHGLVNGPSNAASSALLDDAAHRLAERLGGRAPHEDPHMAAWRAAYTAFGAKPSRTRNSAEALAKRALADGGLPRINALVDAYNAISVAHLVPVGGEDLDRIEGGMRLVRATGDEPFTTVAAGVATVEHPDAGEIVWCDDAGVTCRRWNWRQGPRTRLTEESVNAIFLLESLAPMTTGELQVAGVELAESLEKLSPGARITVRTPE